A genomic region of Phragmites australis chromosome 2, lpPhrAust1.1, whole genome shotgun sequence contains the following coding sequences:
- the LOC133910147 gene encoding transcription factor LAX PANICLE 1-like has protein sequence MDPYHYQNMYDPRGFPIVQPQPYLHHPAAGLISDSRVRGGGGVRRRPGANLSTDPQSVAARERRHRISDRFRVLRSLVPGGSKMDTVSMLEQAIHYVKFLKAQVSLHQAALMQHGEGCHEFAAAYSTAAGADEMMPAAANVLDPEQMTDAHELPPLPSCVFVEEPAAACYSVCDLEEGETDLPGSY, from the exons ATGGATCCATATCACTACCAAAACATGTATGACCCACGCGGCTTCCCCATCGTCCAACCGCAGCCCTACCTCCACCACCCGGCGGCCGGCCTCATCAGCGACAGCAGggtgcgcggcggcggcggcgttcggCGGCGCCCCGGGGCCAATCTCTCGACGGACCCCCAGAGCGTCGCGGCGCGCGAGCGTCGACACCGCATCAGCGACCGCTTCCGCGTGCTCCGCAGCCTCGTGCCGGGGGGCAGCAAGATGGACACGGTGTCCATGCTCGAGCAGGCCATCCACTACGTCAAGTTCCTCAAGGCGCAGGTCAGCCTGCACCAGGCCGCGCTCATGCAACACGGGGAGGGATGCCATGAGTTCGCTGCCGCTTACTCCACCGCAGCTGGCGCTGATGAGATGATGCCTGCTGCAGCAAAT GTGCTCGATCCCGAGCAGATGACTGACGCTCACGAGCTGCCTCCTTTGCCTTCTTGCGTCTTCGTCGAAGAGCCTGCAGCCGCATGCTACTCTGTGTGTGACCTCGAAGAGGGGGAGACTGATCTGCCCGGATCTTATTAG